A stretch of DNA from Coccidioides posadasii str. Silveira chromosome 1, complete sequence:
CTGATCCATTTGGGCCAAAGGTTCAAACCGCGTAAGCCACCATAGCTTACAGAACAGCCCGGAGATGGCGTTCAAGCAGCCACTCCTACTTTTTGGGGTTGAATTTCAACATCGTGGGAAGGATCAAAATCAACTTCCTGTATTTCTTCCGCTTCTTCGAGCAGGCCCTTCTTTAATAATGCGGCCTGTTTCCTAAGTATAGCGGACTTGGTTAACTTGGAATTGGCGGAGAATTCGGTCAAAGCCCTGTCCATCTTCATTTCCACAAGCTCCTTGACATGGGTAGCAAGAGTCCTATCAGTGAATATGCCACCTATTCTGAAGCTTAACCAAAGGTAGAGGACAAGCGAACGGTGAAGTGATTCCAAGGATCGTAAGTAATTCTTATTGCCAGATACAGGGACATCCAGGATCTCAAGGTGCAGTTCCGGAATGTCGAGGAGCGCTCCGCTCTTGTGTTGAGCAACACAGGTTGCGAATGCCTTGAGGGTTAAGGCACTTGTCGGATCTGCCGTCGAAGTGGGAGCGGATAGAAAGACGAGTTTATCCGTAACACTGAGTCCGGGAACGTCATCCAGGATTTCTTGTACGTCAGAACTGTGTAAATCACACATAAAGAAGCGTGGATGCGTCTGAGAAACATTCCACAATCGCTGCAAGAGGTATCTAAACGGCGTATCTGAAGGGAAATGATCCGTAAAGGCAGTTATCATAGAATCTTGAGGAAGAATACCCGCTGCGTTGATTGGCTCTGCCTCCGCGCGCAGGCACTTCTGGATATGCGGAAGATCGACATCCTCAAGGCATGTCACAAATCCGACATTTTGATCTTCCTCAGAGCGCTTTGACGGTTTGCTTTTGTCCATGGCATCGGCTACACTTCGATAACGACCGGCCCTGCCACCAATCTGTTTGACCTGAGATACTGATAATCGTTCCAGACCAACTGGACTTCTCTTGATGACCGATTCAAAAATGATTCGCTTACAGCTTCTATCGATACCAGCTTAGCAATGAAAGCCAAAAGATGGAAGGTTAAAAGAGCAACTTACAGATTAAGGCCCATACCGATCGCATCACTAGCGACCAGGAAATCATAGTCATTATCAGGGTTATTGAACAAGTCCGCCTGCTGCGACCGAATTTCCGCAGGTAAACCCCCATAGACTATGGCGGCTCTTCGCCCAGTTGCCTTTTCAATTTCTTGCTTGAGAGCATGGATACCCAAGCGAGAAAATGCCACAACACAGTCTCCTTTCTGAAGTTTTTGAAGATTCCCTTTTAGGCTCTTCGTCATCGGGATCAATGGGTTCAAGCGCTTATAATTATGGATTTCCAGCTTATCTCCCGTCAAAGCAGCAAGTTCTCGGATCAAAGGCACTACTCGTTCTTCCCCACAGAGATGGACTTCCTTCGCCGGAGCGCCTAACAGCGCTCTCGTCCACGCCCAACCTCGTTGACGATCACCAATCATTTGAATTTCGTCAATAACAGCGACTTCGACCTCTACTCCCAACGGGGCCATTTCAACTGTGTTACTATAGAGGGTTGGAGGAGTGCCTTCGGGAACTTTTACTTCGTCGCCCGTTATAAGACCGCAAGAGATGCCCTTTGCATTAAACCGAGAATAGACTTCATGGGCGAGAAGTCGCAATGGTCCAGCATAAAACCCGCTTTTTGCTTCTTCTAGTCTTTTCAAGGCGTGATATGTCTTTCCCGAGTTTGTAGGCCCAACATGAAGATGTATCGTGCGCTGGAGAGCCCGGGCCGCTGGGTACCATTCCGCCGGGAACCTGTAGTCGGCCAGAGCCTTCTGTTCTTTAATGCGTGAAGAGAACTTGATATCATATTTATAATTCCGATACTCTTCTTCCAAAACCGAGGCCAGCTTGGCTTCTCCAGCCCTTATAAAGGCCTCGTGTAATCTTTGACTCAAAGCAAGATTGGGCGATTGGTTCCCTGACTGCGTGCAGGCGGCCGTCACCACGTCTTGAAACTCCCTCCAAGTACTTTTGCCCTCGTTAGACTTCACTTTTCGTTCTAAATCCTGTAATATCCTCTCTAACACGACCGTGAACTGATCTCTTCGAACAGCATTATTTCTGGcatttctcttcttctgctcttGGGGAAGCCGAAGACTCTGGAGCAAATAGTTAGAATCACAAAATGTATAAGCGCCAAAGTTTATAAATTATTCCTACCGTCTGTTTCCAAGCAAGTTTAGACTTGCTAGACTTGGGTTTTCCCCTTTCCAAGGGCCTGCTGGTACTAAGGGAGCGGGTGAACTGTCGCGGAACGACAGACTGTCGAAAGAGACAAATCAGGCACGGTGTCTGTGACCCTCTCCACGGTTGCATGAGCATGGTGTGGGTGGATTCGGCGCTGATTCAAGATTGAGACGGAAGGCGGACGGTCTCGTCGCATTGAGTGCTCTCAGTTTGAGCGCAGAAGGAATTGGAATGTTTTCAATGAGAACGTGTATACCACGAACGCCTCGCAAGCACAATATACAGTAAAAGAAGCCAAGAGAGAAATTTCCAGTCTTCACATAGAAGATGTTGGACGAAGCTTCGAGTTGGAATTCTCAAAGGGTACTCAGGTCGAATATAGTCTTGCGGATCAACGATAACCCTGTCCGGTGGCGGAAGAAAAGTTGTTCCCGCTACCTGCTGATATAATCGCACCAGCCGCCGGGGCTAGTCCCCTCCGAGCCTAGCGCGGGCCGGCTGGCTGGCGGGCGGAGGTTGCGTTATGTCACAGAGCGAGACCGTAATCTCGCGGGCTGTGCCGACGGCGCGAGGTGAAGCGATTCAGGGCACCGTCGCCGGCATCACTTCTGTCACGGGTGCAAATTGCTGTTCTATATATCGCTCTACCTGCCTTCAACGAAAAGCAGCCCGCTCCATCCATTACCGATCCTGTCGAACCTCCAGCGCCTCGTAACTGCGGTTCTCATTCTCATGACCGATTCCCTGCCAAGATGGACTCCTCCTTGATTGAGGTCCAGCGGAAAAGTATCGTGTACCCATTTTCTAAGAATGCACTGGATATAGCTAATTCGACGCCTAGTTATCCTGGACACTGTTCAATATACCGCTGAGCGAGAAGTTAGCTCTCGTGCCTCCCCGCCCTACATTTGAACAGCTGCTGATTGGTTTCAAGTGGAAAGTGCTCGTCGTTGATGCATTGAGCAAAAAGTTAATAGATAATGCCGTTAAAGAGGATGACATCCTCAACGCCAATGTTACAAGTAAGTCACATTGGTTGACGAGTGTTGTTGTTCGGTGGAGATCGGAGCTGATGCCATCTCAAGATATTGAGCAGATCGAGCACCGGCGCCCTATGAACCAAGAGACGGATGCGGTTTATTTTCTCTCACCATTGCCGCACATCGTAGACTCTCTTATAGCGGACTTGCAACGTCGGCGATATAGGAGAGCCTTTCTAGTCTGGACTGCTAGTGAGTCCTCCGTGGTCAAACCCCTGAAACATTCTCCTGACATACTCGACAGGGCTTGATCCCCAATTACGAAGCAGAATCAACGGCTTGAGCATGGCGCGCGACCTGATCGCTGATTTCCGTATCGTCAACATTAACTACTTTCCTAGAGAATCGCATCTTGTAATTTTCCGCGATCCTTGGAGCTTTCCCACCCTCTTCCATCCGGCATGCAACAATCTCGTCCGAGGTCACCTTGAGGATCTCGCCCAAAGGGTGCGTTTACAAATGGACACATTCCTTAGATTTTCACTAATAAAGATAGATCGTTTCCGTATGCGTATCGCTTGGCGAATATCCCGTAATTCGATACTACCGGCCCAAGGCGCCGACACACGAAGCTAGTGTTCTATGCTCCCACCTGGCACGTTTTGTCCAGGATGAGCTGGATGCTTACGCCAAATCGCGCGAAGACTTTCGAACGGCGTCGAGACAACGGGGTCTGCTTTATATAGTTGACCGAACCTTAGATCTTGTCGCTCCGCTAGTCCACGAATTCACGTATCAGGCCATGGCTCATGATCTCCTTCCaatcaaagaaggagaaaaggtTACTTATGAAACAACCATTAATGCCGGAGAGCCAAATCAGGAAACCAAGGAATTGGAGATCTCAGAAAATGATAGTATCTGGGTAGAGAGTCGGCATTTGCACATGAAAGACCTCCTCGGGAAGCTAGTGGATGATTTCAACCAATTCAGAGCGAAAAACCCTCAGTTTGCTGACAAGTATGTCATGCTCTTTGCTCCATTTCTGTACTGGTCGTTGCTAATTACAGTTCAATAGTGATTCGTCTGCAAATGTGAACACCATCAGAGACATGTTGGCCGGACTGTCAAAGTTTCAAGAAGGGAAGAATTCGTATACGCTGCACCTTAACATGGCCGAAGAGTGCATGCAACTATTTCAGGACCGCAACCTACCGGAGCTTGCGTCTGTTGAACAGGTATGTTACGATCGCCGGCGGCAATTTACTTCGCGACTCCACCTAACATGCTACAGTCACTTGGTACTGGGTTAGACGAAGATTACCGAAAGCCTAAAAATCTTGCCGACCAACTTGTTCGCCTTCTGGATGACGAGCGTGTTCGGCCTCCCGATCGGTTACGACTAATAGTCCTTTACCTCTTATATCGAGGCGGCCTTCTCGGCGGTGATATCAAAAAGCTACTCGCTCACTCACAGCTGCCACCCCAGGATGGGGAAGTCATCTACAATTTTGATTTATTAGGGGCACGGGTTGAAAAACCACTCAGCGATACTAAGCCACCCAATCAGCCACTATTTGCCCGAAAGCCGCCTGCTCAGATTAACGAAGATGACACGAGCTTATCAAGATTCGAACCTAACTTGAAGTTGATGTTACAAGAACAAATACGGGGCACTTTGGATACTTCAGTGTTTCCATCAACCCGCCCTCACGCGGATGGGGACGATGTCATGAGTCAAGATAACGTTTCTCAAGCTTCTCTTAGGAGCGCAAAACCTACCTGGGCTCGAATCCGTCCTTCAGCGGCGGAACCTCGTCAAAAAATCATTGTTTTCATGGCTGGTGGAGCCACGTACTCCGAAGCTCGCTCCTGCTACGAACTATCCCAGAATCACAACAAAGATATATACCTCGTCACATCACACATGCTTACTCCTGGCCTCTTCCTACGCCAAGTTGGCGATCTAAGTGTTGACAAGCGACGGCTTAACCTCCCCGCCGACCAACCGAAACCTCAGGCCCCTCGACATCTATTTGAGAGAGAGCCGTCGCCCAAACCACAGGTGCAGCCGCAGCCGCAGCCGCAGCCACTGACAGCGTCGAAGTCTCTAGCACCTCCCACTTCTGGCCTTGCTGCTATGACAATGAGTTCCCAGGACGACCCGCGAAGAGTAAAATCCCTGGGTGAATCTGCTCCGCCCCGACCACAACCCATGTTGTCAAAAAGCGAACAGAAGCTTAGCAAAAAGGACAAGGACAAGAAGgataaagagaagaagaaacgtTTCTTCAAATAGAGCTTTGATTATTATGACCTATGATGTTAGGCATATGTTACACTACCCCCTTTTAGCAGCCTTGAAAGTCTGTATGGCGTTTATTTTGTCACTTTATGGCTCTTTTACTTCTGATGCATTTTGAAAGCAgtcattttcttttcattttcattttttttttttttttttttttttttttttggcaacAGAGTAGTATGGCGCACTGGGATGGGTTTTCTCTTGCCAGCCTATTATCAGGGGTTAGACCAAATTTCCTAAGTTGCATTGCATTTATATGATAGAGACAGCGAATTCCAGTACCCATCTGGAATTGATTATCAATTCTTGGGGTTGCTATGCTCAACAGCATGTCACCTTTTTGCTCAAAGTAGACTGGTCAAGTTAACCTATGCATCTCCAAATAAACCAAATGGGGTATCATAAACGACAAAGAAGCAGGATGACATAGGCTCGTCAACCTCTACCTAAGTACTTCTCCAGGTCCTCTGATCCATAGAACATCTCTCTTAGtctctctgctttcttcttcccttcctCTTCTGTCTTCCGGACCTGCTTCGCATTCAATTTCGCAGCCGCTCTCTgcctctccctctccttcttctccgcATCGCTCATTCTTTTGACGTCCAAACCCAGGCCCGCCGTATCATGCTTCACCTGTGGGAGAATTGGTACCCGGATACCGCCACCTGTTGGGCCCAGACCAGTTCGAGAGTCCGGGTTCCAGCCGTAGGAAGCGAGGTATTTGTATCCACGGCGCGTACGGTCAACAGCGGAGGGTGGATGGGAGTGTGGAAGGCTGGCCTGATGGACGAGGGAGGATTCATGTGGATGAGGCGGGTATTGCGCATCTGAGGAGCTGGGAGGCGGTTGTGATAGAGGCAGGTTGCAAATGTCGCATGTTACAAGTGCAGTGTCTTCTTGGAGTCTCTCTTCAGACGaagaatctgcttgcttgGCGGCGCCGATGGTGGTCGCGGAGGTTGAGGCGGGGGACGGGGAGGGGTTTGCGGACTTAGATAGGACTATGGAGAGGTACTTGTCACCTATTGAAGGTGGTGTTGGCTCTGAGACAGCGGCTTCGGGGCCTGGCGTGGAAGATGTAGTTGCGGGTGCGGAGAGTGGATGGCCATCTGTGGTGATGAGGCGCGTTTCGCTGGATGGGACGAATGGCactctctttcttttgaTTCCAGCACCGAAGACGCGCTGATCCTCCAAGGGGAGGAAATAATCTTCATCGTCATAGGGCATTGTGCAATGTTGTCTCCTTGAACactatacggagtagtgatAAATGGAACGTGAGCATGAAGCTCTTTTTCGGAGTGGCGAGCGGACGCCAGCTCATTTCCCGCGACGTCATGCTGGGGCTCCTTGAAGTTCCTGAACCACAAAGCACTGCAGGTCGACCCATCCACTCCCAAGCGAAGGACGAAAGATACGAGGATAACTATAGGAGCTTCTTGAAAGAGCTTGGCAGATTGGTGCTCCGGATTTGGGGAAATACGTACCATGCCTCTCCCGATCATCTCACACACCTTCAGCAATGGCCTCTCGTCCATCCCTTACGCATATCCCATTGCCAAAACGGCATCAGGGATTGCCGCCATTGCGCTGCTCAAACGATACTTTGGCGGTGCTATAAACCAGTCCGAGCGTACTATGCATTCTAAAGTAATTATGATTACGGTACGTGCCTATTTCGCGCTCCGCTCTTCTGCAGTCAGCCCACTCGTTGACACTTCTCCCCAGGGCGGCACTTCAGGCGTGGGAGCATCGATTGTTCATGAACTTGCTTCTCGCGGTGCCCAAATAATTATCCTTACGCAACATTCGCCCAGTGACCCTTTCGTTGTGGACTATGTCGAGGACGTCCGCAACAGCACCAACAACTCGCTCGTATACGCCGAACAAGTTGATCTTTCCTCCCTTCATTCCGTCCGGCGCTTCGCTACGAAGTGGATAGATAATACACCCCCACGACGGCTGGATATTGTTATTCTATGCGGAAATACCTTAACTCCACCGTCCTCTCCGGAGTTGCAAAATACGTCCGATCGACTAAACAGAGAGTGGCAGGTGAACTACCTAGCCAATTTTCATTTACTAAGTATATTAAGCCCTGCACTGCGCGCTCAGCCGCCAGATCGGGATGTAAGAGTCATATTTGCGACCTGTTCGAGTTACATCAGGGCGGAGTTGGACTTTGAAACGCTGGAAGCCAGAACATCGGAAGCAACGCAGGGTTCAAGCACATCCAAAGCAAAGTCAAGCGTCAAAGGAACAATAAGGAGCGGGTGTAAATCCAGCAGCAGCATGTATGCTACATCTAAACTCGCCCTCTTGATATTCGCGCGGTCATACCAAGCTCATCTGGCCAACTACGACAACTCCAATCGGACCAAAAAGCAAGCGGCCCGTCCTACCAATTCGCGCGTGCTCGTGGTGGACCCGGGATTTTCGAGAACGCCGGGAACGAGGCGCTGGCTCACCGGCGGATCTCTCCTAGGGCTATTATTCTACCTTCTTACATGGCCAATATGGTGGCTTATTCTCAAATCACCCCAACAGGGAGCACAAAGCTTTCTTCTAGCAGCGATGGAAGCTGGGCTGAGCGCGGTGGGCGAGACGGACGAAGACAGACAAAGGCGAATAGTGGGTATTCAAGGAGGCAGGTTGATAAAGGAATGTAAGCAGCGGGAAGTTCTGAGAAAAGAGGTGATGGATGATAAAATTGCCGAGAAGTTATGGAAGTTTAGTCAAGAGCAGATTGAAAAAACTGAGAAAGCGAGTGCCCTTCGGAGAGCGATCGAGAAGGGGGAAAAGCAAGAGGAggcgaagaagaaacagaagcCTGATAGAGGTAAAAAGGAGGGATGAAAACCTGGCAATGGGGTGATTTTATTATTTACATGTTTCGTGCTGCCGATATCCATTCACTAGCCTTGATGGCGTCGGAATCGGGGACTTTGTTGAGTCAACAAGATAACCTAGACGGTAAggaggaaagaaaataattGCATCTTAATCCACAAGACAGAATAGAAGACCTATTCTATTTTGTCGGTACAAACATACATATCGATTGCACTATCTCCCTACATACACGGCAATCTATCAAGCAATATAGAACCAGAACATCACCGGACGAACTATACTTCCGGAGAGAACAAAAGAGCATTATTTCCCCACAGTACCAACCCAAATCGATTGCTTTTGCTTATTATTCGCCGTTATATTTACCCTTCCCTTGAAACTGTATATCACAATAAATTCAAATGCCGGCCCCTTAATTTTGTTTTAGCTTGGCGAGAAATTCCTCTGGTGGTGACTGTCGATATCCCTGGGGATTGTTCTTTGTCCACCGCCAAAGGTCTTCGCAGGCTTGCTCGAGAGTTCGTGTGGCCTTCCATCCCAATTCACGATTCGCACGAGACGGGTTCCCGGTTAGATCGAGAACATCACCATCGCGACGGGCAACGACCTCATATGGCAAGTCGCGGCCAACAGCTTTGCTAAAAGCCTTGATAATGTCGAAGACGGTGCTGCCTTTGCCGGTGCCCAGGTTCCAAGCGCGGACACCGGGACGGTTGTCACGGAGATAGTTGAGGGCTTCCAGATGGCCATTTGCAAGATCAAGGATATGAATGTAGTCACGGATAGCGGTGCCGTCATGAGAAGCGTAATCTGGTATTTTCCTCGTCAGAATTGCTGGCTGTATACTCCCACTTTACAATTGCTTCTGGCGACTTACCATCTCCAAACACAAAGAGCTTTTCTCGTTTCCCCGTAGCTACCTGTGCAAGCAGTGGAAGCAGGTTGTACGGCACGCCCTGTGGATCCTCGCCCATGATTGCGCTCGGGTGAGCACCTGCAGGGTTAAAATAGCGCAGCAGAGCCGCATTCCACTTTTCAGCATCTTCTGCATTTCCAGCCTTAATCGCATTGGTGCGCTGCGAGCTGATAACATCTGTAATCGCAGTCTCAGCGATAACCTTTGTATTTCCATAAGGATTAGTTGGACCCAAGGGGCACTCTTCAGGTATGGGAATCATATTCTCGAAACGTGTCGCGTCACCGTAGACGGTTGCAGAACTCGAGAAGACGATATTCGTCACATTATGA
This window harbors:
- the SUV3 gene encoding RNA helicase (BUSCO:335237at4751~EggNog:ENOG410PIPB~COG:A~BUSCO:2301at33183) — protein: MLMQPWRGSQTPCLICLFRQSVVPRQFTRSLSTSRPLERGKPKSSKSKLAWKQTSLRLPQEQKKRNARNNAVRRDQFTVVLERILQDLERKVKSNEGKSTWREFQDVVTAACTQSGNQSPNLALSQRLHEAFIRAGEAKLASVLEEEYRNYKYDIKFSSRIKEQKALADYRFPAEWYPAARALQRTIHLHVGPTNSGKTYHALKRLEEAKSGFYAGPLRLLAHEVYSRFNAKGISCGLITGDEVKVPEGTPPTLYSNTVEMAPLGVEVEVAVIDEIQMIGDRQRGWAWTRALLGAPAKEVHLCGEERVVPLIRELAALTGDKLEIHNYKRLNPLIPMTKSLKGNLQKLQKGDCVVAFSRLGIHALKQEIEKATGRRAAIVYGGLPAEIRSQQADLFNNPDNDYDFLVASDAIGMGLNLSCKRIIFESVIKRSPVGLERLSVSQVKQIGGRAGRYRSVADAMDKSKPSKRSEEDQNVGFVTCLEDVDLPHIQKCLRAEAEPINAAGILPQDSMITAFTDHFPSDTPFRYLLQRLWNVSQTHPRFFMCDLHSSDVQEILDDVPGLSVTDKLVFLSAPTSTADPTSALTLKAFATCVAQHKSGALLDIPELHLEILDVPVSGNKNYLRSLESLHRSLVLYLWLSFRIGGIFTDRTLATHVKELVEMKMDRALTEFSANSKLTKSAILRKQAALLKKGLLEEAEEIQEVDFDPSHDVEIQPQKVGVAA
- the SEC1 gene encoding vacuolar sorting protein VPS33/slp1 (EggNog:ENOG410PH9K~COG:U~BUSCO:3874at33183) — protein: MDSSLIEVQRKSILSWTLFNIPLSEKLALVPPRPTFEQLLIGFKWKVLVVDALSKKLIDNAVKEDDILNANVTNIEQIEHRRPMNQETDAVYFLSPLPHIVDSLIADLQRRRYRRAFLVWTARLDPQLRSRINGLSMARDLIADFRIVNINYFPRESHLVIFRDPWSFPTLFHPACNNLVRGHLEDLAQRIVSVCVSLGEYPVIRYYRPKAPTHEASVLCSHLARFVQDELDAYAKSREDFRTASRQRGLLYIVDRTLDLVAPLVHEFTYQAMAHDLLPIKEGEKVTYETTINAGEPNQETKELEISENDSIWVESRHLHMKDLLGKLVDDFNQFRAKNPQFADNDSSANVNTIRDMLAGLSKFQEGKNSYTLHLNMAEECMQLFQDRNLPELASVEQSLGTGLDEDYRKPKNLADQLVRLLDDERVRPPDRLRLIVLYLLYRGGLLGGDIKKLLAHSQLPPQDGEVIYNFDLLGARVEKPLSDTKPPNQPLFARKPPAQINEDDTSLSRFEPNLKLMLQEQIRGTLDTSVFPSTRPHADGDDVMSQDNVSQASLRSAKPTWARIRPSAAEPRQKIIVFMAGGATYSEARSCYELSQNHNKDIYLVTSHMLTPGLFLRQVGDLSVDKRRLNLPADQPKPQAPRHLFEREPSPKPQVQPQPQPQPLTASKSLAPPTSGLAAMTMSSQDDPRRVKSLGESAPPRPQPMLSKSEQKLSKKDKDKKDKEKKKRFFK
- a CDS encoding uncharacterized protein (EggNog:ENOG410PNZ1~COG:S~BUSCO:13965at33183) gives rise to the protein MPYDDEDYFLPLEDQRVFGAGIKRKRVPFVPSSETRLITTDGHPLSAPATTSSTPGPEAAVSEPTPPSIGDKYLSIVLSKSANPSPSPASTSATTIGAAKQADSSSEERLQEDTALVTCDICNLPLSQPPPSSSDAQYPPHPHESSLVHQASLPHSHPPSAVDRTRRGYKYLASYGWNPDSRTGLGPTGGGIRVPILPQVKHDTAGLGLDVKRMSDAEKKERERQRAAAKLNAKQVRKTEEEGKKKAERLREMFYGSEDLEKYLG
- a CDS encoding uncharacterized protein (EggNog:ENOG410PGQ1~COG:Q~TransMembrane:1 (o304-327i)~BUSCO:8611at33183), whose amino-acid sequence is MPLPIISHTFSNGLSSIPYAYPIAKTASGIAAIALLKRYFGGAINQSERTMHSKVIMITGGTSGVGASIVHELASRGAQIIILTQHSPSDPFVVDYVEDVRNSTNNSLVYAEQVDLSSLHSVRRFATKWIDNTPPRRLDIVILCGNTLTPPSSPELQNTSDRLNREWQVNYLANFHLLSILSPALRAQPPDRDVRVIFATCSSYIRAELDFETLEARTSEATQGSSTSKAKSSVKGTIRSGCKSSSSMYATSKLALLIFARSYQAHLANYDNSNRTKKQAARPTNSRVLVVDPGFSRTPGTRRWLTGGSLLGLLFYLLTWPIWWLILKSPQQGAQSFLLAAMEAGLSAVGETDEDRQRRIVGIQGGRLIKECKQREVLRKEVMDDKIAEKLWKFSQEQIEKTEKASALRRAIEKGEKQEEAKKKQKPDRGKKEG
- the GAL10 gene encoding UDP-glucose-4-epimerase (EggNog:ENOG410PFN4~COG:M~BUSCO:7543at33183), giving the protein MAKGNVLVTGGMGYIGSFTSLALLEAGYSVVIADSLYNSSDEVLNRIELICGKRPGFFELDVTDEAAFDRLFDENPSIDSVIHFAALKAVGESVERPLDYYNTNVYGTLCLLRSMVRHNVTNIVFSSSATVYGDATRFENMIPIPEECPLGPTNPYGNTKVIAETAITDVISSQRTNAIKAGNAEDAEKWNAALLRYFNPAGAHPSAIMGEDPQGVPYNLLPLLAQVATGKREKLFVFGDDYASHDGTAIRDYIHILDLANGHLEALNYLRDNRPGVRAWNLGTGKGSTVFDIIKAFSKAVGRDLPYEVVARRDGDVLDLTGNPSRANRELGWKATRTLEQACEDLWRWTKNNPQGYRQSPPEEFLAKLKQN